From Miscanthus floridulus cultivar M001 chromosome 15, ASM1932011v1, whole genome shotgun sequence, the proteins below share one genomic window:
- the LOC136507485 gene encoding uncharacterized protein: MTQETYRVEREGVDKDENKEDENKKKKSVAFKASSSSKNKGKSKKKSSDNEDASDIDDEAMVLLVHKMGKFMMKKGYGARKRRDHNKKYVRRCYKCKSPDHVVAYCPYNSDNDEDEKKKHMKEKQEKEKKMTFTKKKKKKKGSGHAVTWDSDDTFDDDDGSSDDDKKSIKKALASIAINNKPSIFDTPSTCLMAKPTKVKFDVSNDDCESDDCRSARSTTSG; the protein is encoded by the coding sequence atgacacaagagacataccgtgtggaaagggaaggggttgacaaggatgagaacAAGGAAGATgaaaacaagaagaagaagagtgtagcattcaaggctagctcatcatccaagaacaagggcaagtccaagaaaaaaTCAAGTGAtaatgaagatgctagtgacattgatgatgaagctatggttCTCCTTGTGCACAAGATGggtaaattcatgatgaagaagggctatggtgcaagaaagagaagagatcacaacaagaagtatgtgaggagatgctacaagtgcaagagcccAGATCACGTTGTAGCGTattgtccctataatagtgacaatgatgaggatgagaagaagaagcatatgaaggagaagcaagagaaggagaagaaaatgactttcacaaagaagaagaagaagaagaagggaagtGGCCATgcagtcacttgggatagtgatgacaccttcgatgatgatgatggctctagtgatgatgacaagaaatctatcaagaaggcactagcaagcatcgccatcaacaacaagccttccattTTCGATACTCCATcgacttgtctcatggcaaagcccaccAAGGTAAAATTTGATGTGAGTaatgatgattgtgaaagtgatgattgtaggagtgcaagatcaacaacaagtggctag